The genomic window TGATCAACGCGTACGGGCCGACCGAGACCACGGTGTACGCGGCCATGAGCGCACCCCTGCAGTCGGGATCCGGGGCGGTGCCGATCGGGTCGCCGGTGCCGGGTGCGGCGCTGTTCGTGCTGGACGCCTGGTTGCGCCCGGTGCCCGCCGGCGTGGTCGGCGAGCTCTACGTCGCCGGCCGGGGTGTCGGCACCGGATACATCCGGCGCTCGGGGCTGACGGCATCGCGGTTCATGGCCTGCCCCTTCGCCGAGGGCGGCGAGCGGATGTACCGCACCGGCGACCTGGTGCGCTGGGGTGCCGACGGTCAGCTGCGCTACCTGGGCCGCGCCGACGAGCAGGTCAAGATCCGCGGCTACCGCATCGAACTCGGCGAAGTACAGGCAGCGCTGGCCGGGCTGGACGGCGTCGAGCAGGCGGCGGTGATCGCCCGCGAGGATCGCCCCGGCGACAAGCGCCTCGTCGGCTACATCACCGGAACCGCAGACCCGGGCGCGGCGCGCACCGCGCTGGCCGAGCGGCTGCCGGCGTACATGGTGCCGACCGCGGTCGTGGTCCTGGACGCGCTGCCGTTGACGGTCAACGGGAAGCTCGACCGCCGCGCGCTGCCGGCGCCGGAATACCGCGGTGGCGGCTACCGGGCTCCGTCGACCGTGGTGGAGGAGATCCTGGCCGATATCTACGCCCAGGTGTTGGGTCTTGAGCGCGTCGGCGTCGACGAGCCGTTCTTCGACCTGGGCGGCGACAGCATTCTGTCGATGCAGGTGGCCGCGCGCGCCCGGGCCGCCGGAGTGCTCTGCCGCCCCCGCGACATTTTCGTTGAGCAGACGGTCGCCCGGCTGGCCGAGGTGGCCATGGTCGCCACCGAGGTCGAGGGCGTGGTCGACGAGGGTCTGGGCCCCGTGGCGGCCACCCCGATCATGCGCTGGCTGCGCAGCGTCGAGGGCCCGGTGGAGCAGTTCAACCAGACGGTCGTCGTCGACGCGCCGGCCGGTGTCACCCAGGCCGACGTGGTGACGGTGCTGCAGGGCCTCATCGATCGCCACGCGATGCTGCGGCTGCGCGCCGAGGACGACGGTGCCGGCGGCTGGTCGCTGACCGTACCCGAGCCCGGCTCGGTCGACGCGAGCGCGCGTGTGCAGGTGGCGGATGCGCTGTCCGATGACGTGCTGGTCGATGCTCGGGCGAAGCTGCATCCGGCCGACGGCGTCGTGGTGAGCGCGGTGTGGGCGGAGTCGACGCGCCAGTTGGCGTTGATCATTCATCACCTGGCCGTCGACGGGGTGTCGTGGCGGGTGCTGCTGGAAGACCTCAACATCGCCTGGGCCCAGCACCACAGCGGGCAGGCCATCGAATTGCCCACCGGCGGAACGTCATTCGCCCGCTGGTCCACCCTGCTCGGCGAGTATGCGCACCGAGCCGACATCGTCGACGAGGCAGAAACATGGCGGCAGATCGCTGCGACGCCCGCGGCGCTGCGCGCGGTGGGGCCCGAGGACACCTATGACAACGCGCACAACTTGACGGTGTCGTTGGATGTGGAGACGACGCGGCTGTTGCTGGGTGAGGTTCCGGCGGCGTTCCACGCCGGGGTCAACGACATCTTGTTGATCGCTTTTGGTTTGGCCTGGGCGAAGCTGCTCGGCACGGCGACGCCGATCGGTATCGACGTCGAGGGCCACGGGCGGCACGAAGAGCTGTCGGCCGATGTGGATCTGTCGCGCACGGTGGGCTGGTTCACCACCAAGTACCCGGTGGCGCTGAGCGTCGGCGAGTTGGATTGGGCCGCGGTCCTCGCCGGGGGAGCTGCGCTGGGGACGCTGGTCAAGGCCGTCAAGGAGCAGTTGCGGGCCCTGCCGGATCCGCTGACCTACGGGCTGCTGCGGTACCTGAACACAGAGGTGGACCTGGCCGGGGCGGACCCGGTGATCGGGTTCAATTACCTGGGCCGCATGGGCGGCGCCGCGGAGCTGTCCGACCAGTTCTGGCGCGTGGGCCCCGATGGCCTGTTCAGTGGGACGGCCACCGTGGTAGCGATGCCGCTGATGCACACCGTGGAAGTCAATGCCGCCACCCTGGACTCCGACGCCGGCCCGCACCTGCAGGCGAACTGGACTTGGGCGCCGGGGGCGATCGACGACACCCAGATCGAACGGCTCAGCCGCTACTGGTTCGAGGCGCTGGCCGGGATCTGCACGCACGTGCACAGCGGTGGCGGCGGGCTGACTCCATCGGACCTGACGCCGGCCCGGTTGAGCCAGCCCGAGATCGACGACCTCGAGCGCCAGCACAAGATCGCCGACGTGCTGCCCCTGACGCCGCTGCAGCAGGGCTTGTTCTTCCATGCCAGCGCGACCGACGACGTCGACGACATGGGCGAGCTGTACTCGATGCAGCTGGACATCGCCTTGGCCGGTGAGCTGGACCCGCACCGGTTGCGCGAGGCAGTGCAGTCGGTGGTGCGTCGGCACCCCCATCTGGCAGCGCGCTTCTACGACCAGTTCGACGAGCCGGTGCAGGTCGTCCCGGCTGACCCGGTCGCGGCGTGGCAGTACATCGAACTCGACGGCGGCGACACCGGTGAGCAGGTCGCGCGGATCTGTGCGGCCGAGCGAGCGGCCGTCTGCGACGTCGTCGGTCAGCCCGTCTTCCGGGGTGCCCTGCTGCGCACCGGCGCGGACCAGCACCGATTTGTGCTGACTTTCCACCACATCGTGCTCGACGGTTGGTCGATGCCGATCCTGCTGCAGGAAATCTTCGCCGGCTACTACGGACACCATCTGGGTGCGCCGGTGCCCTATCGCCGGTTCGTGACGTGGCTGGCCGAGCGTGACCGGGCGGCGGCCGAGGCGGTTTGGGGCGAAGTGCTGGCCGGGTTCGACACCCCCACCCTGGTGGGCCCGCCGGAGAAGCTGACGCACGGACAGCGCAGCGTCGCCTCGTTCACGGTGTCTGCCGAGATGACGGAGGCGCTGGGTGAGCTGGCCCGTGCGCAGCGCACGACGGTCAACACGGTGCTGCAGGCCGCGTGGGCTCAGCTGCTGTGCGGCCTGACCGGTCGCCAGGATGTGGCGTTCGGTGCCGCGGTGTCCGGTCGGCCGACCGACATGGTCGGTGCTGAGTCGATCGTCGGGCTGTTGATCAATACGGTCCCGGTGCGGGCCAACCTGACGTCGGCCACCACCACCGCGGAGCTGCTCGACCAGCTGCAGACCGCGCACAACGACACGGTCGAGCATCAGCACCTGGCGCTGCGGGATGTCCACCGCATCACCGGGCTTGACCAGCTGTTCGATACCTTGTTCGTCTACGAGAACTACCCGGTCGACGCGTCGGCGCTGGGCGACATCAACGGCCTGTCGATCACCGACTTCACCAATCGTGAGTACAATCACTACCCGCTGACCATGGTGGCGCATCCCGGCCAGGAGCTGGGTCTGCGCGTGGAGTTCGACACCGAGGTGTTCGACGACGCGGCGATCGAGGCCCTCATGGAGCGGTTGCGACGGGTGTTGGCGGCCATGACCGCGGACCCGGAGCGGCGCCTGTCGTCGATCGATCTGCTCGACGACCGCGAGCACGCACGACTCGACGGGTGGGGCAACCGCGCGGTACTGACCCGTTCGGCCGGTATACCGGTGTCGATTCCCGTGCTGTTCGCGGGGCAGGTGGCGCGGATGCCGGATGCGGCCGCGCTGACGTTCCAGGGTCGTTCGATGACCTATCGGGAGCTTGACGAGGCGTCGAATCGCTTGGCGCACGTGCTTTCTGTCCGGGGAGCGGGCCCCGGTGAGCGGGTGGCGTTGTTGTTGCCGCGGTCGGCTCAGGCGATTGTGGCGATCATGGCGGTGCTCAAGACGGGGGCGGCGTATCTGCCGATGGATCCCGCGCACCCGGTGTCGCGCACGCGTTTCATGCTTGGCGACGCGGCGCCGGTCGCGGCGGTGACCACCGCCGAGTTGCGCGAGCGTTTTGACGGTTACGACGTGGCAATCGTCGATGTCAACGATCCCGGCCTCGCCGGTCAGGCCAGCACTGCGTTGATGGGGCTGAGCGCCGACGATGTTGCGTACATCATTTACACCTCGGGTACGACGGGTACGCCGAAAGGTGTTGCGGTGACGCATCGTAACGTGGTCCGGTTGCTGGAGGCGCTGGACGCGGAGCTGGAGTTGGGTCAGGTGTGGTCGCAGTGCCATTCGCTGGCTTTCGACTTCTCGGTGTGGGAGATCTTCGGTGCGTTGTTGGGTGGGGGCCGGGTGGTGGTGGTGCCCGACGCGGTGGTGCGTTCGCCCGAAGATCTGCATGCGTTGCTGGCTGCCGAGCATGTGGGTGTGTTGAGTCAGACGCCGTCGGCGTTTTATGCGTTGCAGACCGCGGATGCGCTCTCGCCGGAGTTGGGTCATCAGCTGAAGTTGCAGACCGTGGTGTTTGGTGGGGAAGCCCTTGAGCCGCAGCGGCTTTCGGCGTGGATGCATAACCATCCCGGGCCGCCGCGGCTGATCAATATGTATGGCATCACCGAGACGACGGTGCACGCGTCGTTCCGCGAGATCGTCGACGCCGATGTAGAGACTGCCGTGAGCCCGATCGGGGTGCCGCTGGATCACCTTGGCTTTTTCGTGCTCGATGGCTGGTTGCGGCCGGTGGCCGCTGGTGTCGTGGGCGAGTTGTATGTGGCGGGTGCGGGTCTGGCTTCCGGTTATATCGGTCGGCCGGATTTGTCGTCGACGCGGTTTGTGGCGTGCCCCTTCGGTGGGGCAGGTGAGCGGATGTATCGCACCGGGGATCTGGTGCGTTGGGGTGCTGACGGGCAGCTGCGTTACGTCGGGCGCGCTGACGAGCAGGTCAAGATCCGCGGCTACCGCATCGAGCTGGGCGAAATCCGTTCGGCCCTGGCCGATTTGGAGGGTGTCGAGCAGGCGGTGGTGATCGCCCGCGAGGACCGTCCCGGCGACAAGCGGCTGGTGGGTTATGTGACCGGTGAGGCGGACCCTGTCGAGCTGCGCGCTCAGCTGGGCGAGCGGTTGCCGGCCTACATGGTGCCCGCTGCGGTGGTGGCCGTGGAGGTCTTGCCGTTGACGGTCAACGGCAAGCTGGATGTTCGGGCCTTGCCGGCTCCGGAATACCAGGAGAGCGGCGGCGGCTATCGGGCGCCGGTGACGGCGGTCGAAGAGATCCTGGCCGGCATCTATGCCCAGGTGTTGGGCTTGGAGCGGGTGGGCGTGGACGATTCGTTCTTCGATCTGGGTGGCGACAGTATTTTGTCGATGCAGGTGGCCGCTCGGGCGCGGGCGGCCGGCGTGTTGTGCCGTCCGCGTGACATTTTCGTTGAGCAGACGGTGGCCCGGTTGGCGACTGTGGTCACGGTCGCCAGCGCCGAGGATCTGCTGGCCGACGAGGGCATCGGGCCGGTGGTGAGCACGCCGATCATGCACTGGCTCAAGAGTGTTGATGGGCCGGTGGAGCAGTTCAACCAGACCGTGGTGCTGGACGCGCCGGCTGGTGTCACCCGCGACGACGTGGTGGTGGTGCTGCAGGCGCTGCTGGATCGCCACGCGATGCTGCGGCTGCGTGTCGATGAGCAGTGGTCGCTGACCGTGCCCGAGGTGGGCACGGTGGACGCCGCGATGTGCGTGGAGTCGGTGCAGGAGCTGTCCGATGCGGAACTGATCGCGGGTCGGTGCAGGTTGGATCCGGCCGCGGGGGTGATGCTGAGCGCGCTGTGGGCGGAGTCGACGCGGCAGTTGGCGTTGATTGTTCATCACCTGGCTGTTGACGGGGTGTCGTGGCGGGTGCTGCTCGAGGACCTCAACATCGCCTGGGCCCAGCACCACAGCGGGCAGGCCATCGAATTGCCCACCGGTGGAACGTCGTTCGCTCGTTGGTCGCTGCTGCTCGATGAACACGCCCGCCGTCCCGCCGTCGTCGATCAGGCCGAGGCCTGGCGGCAGGTGGCGGCCACCAACGCGGTGTTGCCGGCCGTGCAGCCCGAGGATACGTATGACACCGCGCAGACGTTGTCGGTGTCGTTGGATGTCGAGACCACGCGGTCGCTGCTGGGTGAGGTGCCCGCGGCGTTCCACGCCGGCGTCAACGACATCTTGCTGATCGCCTTCGGTTTGGCCCTTCGGGAGCTTCGCGGCGTTGCTGGGCCGATCGGGATCGATGTCGAGGGTCATGGGCGCCACGAGGAGTTGTCCTCGGAGGTCGACCTGTCGCGCACGGTGGGTTGGTTTACCACCAAGTACCCGGTGGCGTTGAACGTGGGCGGCCTGGATTGGTCCCAGATCGCTTCTGGTGCAGCGGCGTTGGGGACGTTGGTCAAGGACGCCAAGGAGCAGTTGCGCGCGCTGCCCGACCCGTTGACCTACGGGTTGCTGCGCTACCTGAACCCTGATGTCGAGCTCGGGGAGTCGGACCCGTCGATCGGGTTCAACTACCTGGGCCGCATGGGTGGCGCCGCGGAGCTGTCCGACGACCTGTGGCGGTTGGGCCCCGACGGTTTGACCCGGGGTGCGGCCACCGTGGTGCCCCTGCCGCTGGCCCACTCCCTGGAGCTCAACGCGGTCACCCTCGACGACGAGTCCGGGCCCCAGTTGCAGGCCAACTGGACCTGGGCCGCCTCGGCGCTCGATGCCGTAGAAATCGACCGGCTCCACGAACTGTGGTTCGAGGCGCTGGCCGGGATCTGCGCCTATGTGCGCGGCGGCGGTGGCGGCCTGACTCCGTCGGATCTGGCGCCGGCGCGGTTGAGCCAGCAGCAGATCGACGAGATCGAGCGCGAATACGACCTCGCCGACGTGCTGCCGTTGACCCCGCTGCAGCAGGGCCTGTTCTTCCACACCAGCATCACGCACGGCAGCGGTGACGACCTGGGTGATCTGTACGCCGTGCAGCTGTGCGTGACGTTGACCGGCCCGCTGGACGCGCAGCGCCTGCATGACGCGGTGCAGTCGGTCGTGCGCCGGCATCCGCACCTGGTGGCCCGGTTCAGTGACCACTACGACGAGCCCGTCCAGATCATCCCGGCCGAACCGGCGGCGCCGTGGCGCTACCTCGAGCTCGAGGGCGACGCCCTCGAGGCGCAGGTGGAGCGGGTGTGTGCGGCCGAGCGTGCGGCGATCTGCGATCTGGCCCATCAGCCCGCGTTCCGGGCGGCGCTGCTGCGTACCGGCGAGGACCGGCACCGGTTTGTGCTGACCAATCATCACATCGTGATGGACGGTTGGTCGAAACCGATTCTGCTGCAAGAGATTTTCGCAGGTTACTATGGCCAGCAGCTGGGAACGCCCACCTCCTACCGACGGTATGTGTCCTGGTTGTCCGAGCGCGACAAGCCCGCCGCCGAAGCGGCCTGGGCCGAGGTGTTCGCCGGCTTCGACCACCCGGCGCTGGTCGCGGAGGCCGGTCGGGAACGGTTGGGGCGCCGCGATGTTGCCTCGTTCACCGTGCCCGCCGAGACCACCGCGGCGCTGGGCGAGCTGGCCCGCTCGCAGCACACGACGGTCAACACCGTGCTGCAGGCCGCCTGGGCGCAGCTGCTGGTCTGGCTGACCGGTCGCCACGACGTCGCCTTCGGCACGGCCGTGTCCGGCAGGCCCACGGAAGTGGCCGGGGCGGACTCGATGGTCGGGTTGCTGATCAACACCGTGCCGGTGCGCGCGAGCATCAACGCCTCGACCACCATCGCCGACCTGATCGAGCAGCTGCAGGGCGCCTACAACGACACCCTCGAGCACCAGCACTTGGCGCTGCGCGACATTCACCGGGTCACGGGTCACGACCAGCTGTTCGACACCCTGTTCGTCTACGAGAACTACCCGATCGACACGAGCGCGCTGGTGGGGAGCAACGGGTTGGCCGTGGCCGACTACACGAGTCGGGAGTACAATCACTATCCGCTGACGGTGCAGGCGGTGCCCGGGCACGAGATCGGTCTTCGCGTCGAATACGACACCGAGCTGTTCACCACCACCCGCATCGAAAAACTCATCCAACGGCTCCAGCGCGTACTGGTGGCCATGACCGCTTCAGGGCAGGACTCATGAGTGCCGACCCAACACGTCGGCTCCTTTCTCTCGATCTGCTCGACGCCGATGAGCATGCTGGCCTCGATGAGTGGGGCAACCGCGCCGTACTGACCCGTCCCACCACACCGGTATCCATTCCGGCCGCTTTCGCCGAACAGGTGAGCCGCGTTCCCGAGGCGGTGGCGCTGAGTTGCGGCGAGCAGTCGTGGACTTACCGCGAACTCGACGAGGCCGCCAATCGGTTGGCGCACCTGCTGGCCGGCCAGGGTGTCGGGCCCGGACAGTATGTGACGCTGCTGTTTTCGCGTTCGGCCGAGGCAATCGTCGCGATCTTGGCCGTGCTCAAGGCCGGCGCCGCCTATCTGCCGATCGACCCGGTGGTGCCCGAGGCCCGACTGAAGTTCGTCATCGAAGACGCGGCCCCTATCGTCGTCCTGACCACCGCGAGCCTGCGGTCGCGGCTGGACGGATTTGACGTGACGGTCGTCGAGGTCGACGATCCCCGCGTCGCGGACCAGCCGAGCACGGCGCTGCCGTTGCCCGCCCCGGCGAACCTTGCCCACATCATCTACACCTCGGGCACCACCGGTGTGCCCAAAGGTGTTGCGGTCACCCATCACAACGTGACCCGGCTGTTCGAATCGCTGGACGAGGGCCTGGATCGCGCCGGTGTGTGGACGCAGTGCCACTCGTTGGCATTCGACTACTCCGTGTGGGAGATCTGGGCCCCGCTGCTGGGTGGCGGACATCTGGTCGTGGTGCCCGAGTCGGTGACGGCCTCGCCGGACGATTTCCATGCGTTGCTGGTGGCCAAGCAGGTCAGCGTGCTGAGCCAAACACCCACTGCGGTGGCGGCTTTGGCGCAAGAGGGGCTGGAGTCCGCCGCGCTGATCGTGGCCGGCGAGGCGTGCCCGGCCGAAGTCGTGGATCAGTGGGCCCCCGGACGCGTGATGATCAACGGATACGGCCCCACCGAGACCACCGTCTACGCCACGTTGAGCGCCCCGCTGGAGGCGGGATCCGGTTCGGTCCCGATCGGCGCCCCGGTGTCCGGGGCTGCGCTATTCGTGCTCGACGCGGGTTTACGCCGCGTGTCGGCCGGCGTGGTCGGCGAGTTGTACGTCGCCGGCACTGGCGTTGGGTGCGGCTACCTCGGCCGGCCCGGGCTGACCGCGTCGCGATTCGTAGCCTGCCCGTTCGGGGGATCCGGAACGCGGATGTATCGCACCGGGGATCTGGTGCGCTGGGCCTCCGACGGGCAGCTCGAGTACCTGGGCCGCGCCGACGAGCAGGTCAAGATCCGCGGCTACCGCATCGAACTCGGCGAAATCCGTTCTGCGCTGGCCGCTTTGACCGGGGTGGAGTCGGCTGTGGTGATCGCCCGCGAGGACCGCCCCGGCGATAAGCGCCTGGTCGGCTACATCACCGGCACCGCCGACCCCGCCGAACTCCGCGCCCAACTCGGCGAGCGATTGCCGGCCTACATGGTGCCGGTCGCGATCGTGGTCCTCGAGACGCTGCCGTTGACGCCGAACGGCAAGCTCGACAAGCGGGCGCTGCCCGCACCGGAATACCAGGACGTGGACCGCTACCGTGCCCCGTCAACCGCGGTCGAGGAGATCCTGGCCGATATCTATGCCCAGGTGCTGGGGCTCGAGCGGGTCGGGGTCGACGATTCGTTCTTCGACCTGGGTGGCGACAGCATTTTGTCGATGCAGGTGGCGGCCCGGGCCCGGGCCGCCGGCGTGCTGTGCCGCCCGCGCGACGTGTTCGTCGAGCAGACGGTGGCCCGCTTGGCGCAGGTGGCCACGGTCGGTGGCGCAGGCAGCGTGGTCGACGAGGGCGTGGGCCCGCTGGAGGCCACGCCGATCATGCACTGGCTGCACGATGTCGACGGTCAAGTCGATCAGTTCAACCAGACGGTGGTGGTCGACGCCCCTGCCGGGGTCAGTCAGGCCGACGTCGTCGCTGTGTTGCAGGCCTTGCTGGATCGCCACGACATGCTGCGGCTGCGGGTAGAAGACGACGGGGCGGGGGGTTGGTCGCTGTCCGTGCCCGAGCCAGGCTCGGTCGACGCGAGCGCGTGTGTGCAAGCCGCGGACGCATTGTCCGACGAGATACTGGTCGCGGCTCGCTCGAAGCTGAACCCAGCCGACGGTGTGATGCTGAGCGCGGTGTGGGCCGAGTCAACTCGCCAGTTGGCGTTGATCATTCATCACCTTGCCGTCGACGGGGTGTCGTGGCGGGTGCTGCTGGAAGACCTCAACATCGCCTGGGTGCAGCACCACAGCGGGCAGCCGGTGGCGTTGCCCCCGGTGGGCACCTCGTTCCGGCGCTGGTCGGCACTGCTGGGCGAGCACGCTCACGATGCGGCGGTGGTGGACTCCGCCGAAACGTGGCGGGAGATTGCGGCAACTCCAGCGCCGCTGGCCCCGGTGGGTCCCGGGGACACCTATGACAACGCGCACAACTTGACGGTGTCGCTGGATGTGGAGACGACGCGGCTGTTGCTGGGTGAGGTGCCGGCGGCGTTCCATGCCGGGGTCAACGACATCTTGTTGATCGCTTTTGGTTTGGCCTGGGCGAAGCTGCTGGACACGCAGGCGCCGATCGGTATCGACGTCGAGGGGCACGGGCGGCATGAGGAGCTCGGGCCGGACGTTGACCTGTCGCGCACCGTGGGCTGGTTCACCACCAAGTACCCGGTGGCGCTGACCGTCGGCAGCCTAGACTGGGACGAAATAGCTTCTGGTGAAGCAGCTTTGGGTGCCCTCGTCAAGGACGCGAAGGAGCAGCTGCGGGCCCTGCCCGACCCGCTGTCGTACGGGGTGCTCCGGTACCTGAACTCCGACGTCGACCTGGGCGATTCGGAACCGGTGATCGGATTCAATTACCTGGGCCGCATGGGCGGTGGCGCGGAGCTGTCCGAGGAACTGTGGCGCGTCGGCCCGGAGGGTCTGTCGAGCGGCGCGGCGACGGTCGTCCCGATGCCGCTGATGCACACCGTCGGCCTCAACGCCGTCACTCTCGACACCGATGCCGGTCCACATCTGGAAGCCAACTGGACGTGGTCGCCATCGGCGGTCGACGACGCGCGAATCGACGAGCTGAGCCGGTTGTGGTTTGAAGCGCTGGCCGGCATCTGCACCTACGTGCGGCAGGGCGGTGGCGGGCTGACCCCGTCCGACATCCTGCCGGCGCGACTCACCCAGCAGCAGATCGACGAACTCGAGCGCCAGCACCATATCGCCGACGTGCTGCCGTTGACCCCGCTGCAAGAGGGCCTGCTGTTCCATGCCAGTTTCGCCCAGGATCCCAGCGACCTCAGTGAGCTGTACGCGGTACAGCTGGACCTCGGCCTGGCCGGCGAGCTGGACGAGCATCGGCTGCGCGAGGCGGTGCACAATGCGGTTACCCGGCAC from Mycobacterium shigaense includes these protein-coding regions:
- a CDS encoding non-ribosomal peptide synthetase, which translates into the protein MEIDDLAFPLTRGQLDIWLAQETGLSSTEWQLGLFVRIDGVVQRGSLEWAIRRVVQEAEPARAAFFEVDGRVFQRAVDYPDVELAFYDLTGSDNAVQEARDIALSIQRTPMPLTGPLFRFALFKTRSAEFYLLACAHHIAIDGTGVVLVGQRIASVYSAIVSGAPLPTGLFGSLQDLVDSELAYESSDDYRQDEVYWTQNLPAESTGDFALEAAERDPWPSAPVQVDPALVGRVEELARGWDVPRTAVITAACALLVRGFSGEGAEVVFDFPVNRRVSPEAKTLPGMVAGVVPLVISVSPQKTVAELCEHVNVRIREAVAHQRFPVHALERKARGSGRLAERTNLNFIPAGFSLPFGGAMATASYTNSGQVGGFGLIFSADGDELFLSTAGAGGPLSNFEVVDLARRLEQVLAEMVADPSRRLSSIDVLDAGEQAGLDEFGNRAVLAEVATPRSIPALWAEQVERVGQSVALRCGERSLTYRELDEVSNRLAHLLAGRGVGPGECVALLSPRSAEAIVGILAVLKTGAAYLPIDPNLPAARLQFMVADATPLAALTVGDLAERFEGCELAVVDINDPAVADQPSTPLPVPAPDDIAHIIYTSGTTGVPKGVAVTHHNVTQLVTSVNALPPQQVWSQWHSYSFDVSVWEIWSALLHGGRLVVVPESVASSPEDLHALLVNEKVSVLGQTPSAVGALSPRGLESTALMVAGEACPTEVVDRWSPGRIMINAYGPTETTVYAAMSAPLQSGSGAVPIGSPVPGAALFVLDAWLRPVPAGVVGELYVAGRGVGTGYIRRSGLTASRFMACPFAEGGERMYRTGDLVRWGADGQLRYLGRADEQVKIRGYRIELGEVQAALAGLDGVEQAAVIAREDRPGDKRLVGYITGTADPGAARTALAERLPAYMVPTAVVVLDALPLTVNGKLDRRALPAPEYRGGGYRAPSTVVEEILADIYAQVLGLERVGVDEPFFDLGGDSILSMQVAARARAAGVLCRPRDIFVEQTVARLAEVAMVATEVEGVVDEGLGPVAATPIMRWLRSVEGPVEQFNQTVVVDAPAGVTQADVVTVLQGLIDRHAMLRLRAEDDGAGGWSLTVPEPGSVDASARVQVADALSDDVLVDARAKLHPADGVVVSAVWAESTRQLALIIHHLAVDGVSWRVLLEDLNIAWAQHHSGQAIELPTGGTSFARWSTLLGEYAHRADIVDEAETWRQIAATPAALRAVGPEDTYDNAHNLTVSLDVETTRLLLGEVPAAFHAGVNDILLIAFGLAWAKLLGTATPIGIDVEGHGRHEELSADVDLSRTVGWFTTKYPVALSVGELDWAAVLAGGAALGTLVKAVKEQLRALPDPLTYGLLRYLNTEVDLAGADPVIGFNYLGRMGGAAELSDQFWRVGPDGLFSGTATVVAMPLMHTVEVNAATLDSDAGPHLQANWTWAPGAIDDTQIERLSRYWFEALAGICTHVHSGGGGLTPSDLTPARLSQPEIDDLERQHKIADVLPLTPLQQGLFFHASATDDVDDMGELYSMQLDIALAGELDPHRLREAVQSVVRRHPHLAARFYDQFDEPVQVVPADPVAAWQYIELDGGDTGEQVARICAAERAAVCDVVGQPVFRGALLRTGADQHRFVLTFHHIVLDGWSMPILLQEIFAGYYGHHLGAPVPYRRFVTWLAERDRAAAEAVWGEVLAGFDTPTLVGPPEKLTHGQRSVASFTVSAEMTEALGELARAQRTTVNTVLQAAWAQLLCGLTGRQDVAFGAAVSGRPTDMVGAESIVGLLINTVPVRANLTSATTTAELLDQLQTAHNDTVEHQHLALRDVHRITGLDQLFDTLFVYENYPVDASALGDINGLSITDFTNREYNHYPLTMVAHPGQELGLRVEFDTEVFDDAAIEALMERLRRVLAAMTADPERRLSSIDLLDDREHARLDGWGNRAVLTRSAGIPVSIPVLFAGQVARMPDAAALTFQGRSMTYRELDEASNRLAHVLSVRGAGPGERVALLLPRSAQAIVAIMAVLKTGAAYLPMDPAHPVSRTRFMLGDAAPVAAVTTAELRERFDGYDVAIVDVNDPGLAGQASTALMGLSADDVAYIIYTSGTTGTPKGVAVTHRNVVRLLEALDAELELGQVWSQCHSLAFDFSVWEIFGALLGGGRVVVVPDAVVRSPEDLHALLAAEHVGVLSQTPSAFYALQTADALSPELGHQLKLQTVVFGGEALEPQRLSAWMHNHPGPPRLINMYGITETTVHASFREIVDADVETAVSPIGVPLDHLGFFVLDGWLRPVAAGVVGELYVAGAGLASGYIGRPDLSSTRFVACPFGGAGERMYRTGDLVRWGADGQLRYVGRADEQVKIRGYRIELGEIRSALADLEGVEQAVVIAREDRPGDKRLVGYVTGEADPVELRAQLGERLPAYMVPAAVVAVEVLPLTVNGKLDVRALPAPEYQESGGGYRAPVTAVEEILAGIYAQVLGLERVGVDDSFFDLGGDSILSMQVAARARAAGVLCRPRDIFVEQTVARLATVVTVASAEDLLADEGIGPVVSTPIMHWLKSVDGPVEQFNQTVVLDAPAGVTRDDVVVVLQALLDRHAMLRLRVDEQWSLTVPEVGTVDAAMCVESVQELSDAELIAGRCRLDPAAGVMLSALWAESTRQLALIVHHLAVDGVSWRVLLEDLNIAWAQHHSGQAIELPTGGTSFARWSLLLDEHARRPAVVDQAEAWRQVAATNAVLPAVQPEDTYDTAQTLSVSLDVETTRSLLGEVPAAFHAGVNDILLIAFGLALRELRGVAGPIGIDVEGHGRHEELSSEVDLSRTVGWFTTKYPVALNVGGLDWSQIASGAAALGTLVKDAKEQLRALPDPLTYGLLRYLNPDVELGESDPSIGFNYLGRMGGAAELSDDLWRLGPDGLTRGAATVVPLPLAHSLELNAVTLDDESGPQLQANWTWAASALDAVEIDRLHELWFEALAGICAYVRGGGGGLTPSDLAPARLSQQQIDEIEREYDLADVLPLTPLQQGLFFHTSITHGSGDDLGDLYAVQLCVTLTGPLDAQRLHDAVQSVVRRHPHLVARFSDHYDEPVQIIPAEPAAPWRYLELEGDALEAQVERVCAAERAAICDLAHQPAFRAALLRTGEDRHRFVLTNHHIVMDGWSKPILLQEIFAGYYGQQLGTPTSYRRYVSWLSERDKPAAEAAWAEVFAGFDHPALVAEAGRERLGRRDVASFTVPAETTAALGELARSQHTTVNTVLQAAWAQLLVWLTGRHDVAFGTAVSGRPTEVAGADSMVGLLINTVPVRASINASTTIADLIEQLQGAYNDTLEHQHLALRDIHRVTGHDQLFDTLFVYENYPIDTSALVGSNGLAVADYTSREYNHYPLTVQAVPGHEIGLRVEYDTELFTTTRIEKLIQRLQRVLVAMTASGQDS